A single genomic interval of Microcebus murinus isolate Inina chromosome 24, M.murinus_Inina_mat1.0, whole genome shotgun sequence harbors:
- the SPAG11B gene encoding sperm-associated antigen 11B isoform X3, whose protein sequence is MRVLFLFAVLFCVVQTNSGDIPPGIRNTICLMQHGTCRLFFCYSGEKKGDICSDPWNRCCVPHRQEGERETPEMVGRPGI, encoded by the exons ATGAGGGTCCTCTTTCTTTTCGCTGTTCTCTTCTGTGTGGTCCAAACCAACTCAG GGGATATTCCACCTGGAATTAGAAATACAATCTGCCTCATGCAACATGGGACCTGCAGGCTTTTTTTCTGCTATTCTGGTGAGAAAAAGGGTGACATTTGCTCCGATCCCTGGAATAGGTGCTGCGTGCCACAcagacaggaaggagaaagagagacgCCAGAGATGGTTGGCAGACCTGGGATCTAA
- the LOC105869238 gene encoding beta-defensin 103A-like, with protein MRVHYLLFGLLALFLMPVPGDGGIVNSLHRFYCRLRRGRCAVLSCLPREEQIGRCSTGGRKCCRRKK; from the exons ATGAGGGTCCATTACCTCCTATTTGGGTTGCTCGCCCTGTTTCTGATGCCAGTCCCAG GTGACGGTGGAATCGTGAACTCACTGCATAGGTTCTACTGCCGGCTCCGGAGGGGCCGCTGCGCCGTGCTCAGCTGCCTGCCCAGGGAGGAGCAGATCGGCCGCTGCTCCACCGGAGGCCGAAAGTGCTGCCGGAGAAAGAAATGA
- the LOC109729810 gene encoding beta-defensin 1-like: MRILHLLFTGLLVFLLPLPGFSKDITNPISCARNRGVCIPFSCTKTWKQIGTCGPSRIKCCRKK, translated from the exons ATGAGGATCCTGCATCTCCTCTTCACGGGCCTCTTGGTGTTCCTGTTGCCTCTTCCAG GCTTTTCGAAAGATATCACAAATCCCATTAGCTGCGCCAGGAATAGAGGCGTGTGTATCCCGTTTTCTTGCACTAAGACGTGGAAGCAGATCGGCACCTGCGGCCCTTCCAGAATCAAATGCTGCAGGAAGAAATGA